In the genome of Streptococcus oralis, one region contains:
- the mraY gene encoding phospho-N-acetylmuramoyl-pentapeptide-transferase: MISSINAGVLAFLLTLIGIPAFIRFYRKAQITGQQMHEDVKQHQAKAGTPTMGGLVFLIVAVVVSFLVALFTQQLTNNVGMILFILVLYGLVGFLDDFLKIFRKINEGLNPKQKLALQLLGGVIFYLFYERGGDMLSVFGYQVHLGIFYIFFALFWLVGFSNAVNLTDGIDGLASISVVISLSAYGVIAYMQNQLDILLVILTMIGGLLGFFVFNHKPAKVFMGDVGSLALGGMLAAISMALHQEWTLLLIGLIYVFETSSVMMQVTYFKLSGGKRIFRMTPVHHHFELGGFSGKGNPWSEWKVDFFFWGVGLLASLLTLAFLYLL; this comes from the coding sequence ATGATTAGTTCCATTAATGCTGGAGTTCTAGCCTTTCTATTGACCTTGATAGGTATTCCAGCCTTTATCCGATTTTATCGAAAAGCACAGATTACAGGTCAGCAGATGCACGAGGATGTCAAGCAACACCAAGCTAAAGCTGGGACTCCGACCATGGGAGGCCTTGTCTTCCTGATCGTTGCAGTTGTTGTGAGCTTCCTTGTCGCTCTCTTTACCCAACAATTGACCAACAATGTAGGCATGATTTTGTTTATCTTGGTTTTGTATGGTTTGGTAGGTTTTTTGGATGATTTCCTCAAAATTTTCCGTAAGATCAACGAAGGATTGAATCCTAAACAAAAGCTTGCTCTCCAGTTGCTTGGAGGAGTGATTTTCTACCTCTTTTATGAGCGTGGGGGCGATATGCTTTCAGTTTTTGGCTACCAAGTGCACCTGGGTATTTTCTATATTTTCTTTGCCCTTTTCTGGCTAGTTGGTTTTTCAAATGCGGTGAATCTGACGGACGGGATCGATGGCTTAGCAAGTATTTCCGTGGTGATTAGCTTATCGGCCTACGGTGTGATTGCTTATATGCAAAATCAACTGGATATCCTTCTTGTGATTCTTACCATGATTGGTGGTTTGCTAGGCTTCTTCGTCTTTAACCACAAGCCTGCCAAGGTCTTCATGGGAGACGTTGGAAGTTTGGCTCTAGGTGGGATGTTGGCAGCAATCTCTATGGCCCTCCACCAAGAATGGACCCTTTTGCTGATTGGGCTTATCTATGTCTTTGAGACAAGCTCTGTTATGATGCAGGTTACCTACTTCAAACTTAGTGGTGGAAAGCGTATTTTCCGTATGACACCTGTGCATCATCATTTTGAACTTGGGGGATTCTCAGGCAAGGGCAATCCCTGGAGTGAGTGGAAGGTTGACTTCTTCTTTTGGGGAGTTGGGCTTCTAGCAAGTCTCTTGACTTTAGCCTTTTTATACCTACTGTAA
- the pbp2X gene encoding penicillin-binding protein PBP2X, producing MKQWKEKIIRYAVRNRKSPEENRRRVGKSLSLLAVILFAVFLVNFAVIIGTGKKFGKDLVQEANKVHQTTKTIPAKRGTIYDRNGTPIAEDATSYNIYAVIDKTYKSATGKILYVEDSQFNKVAEIFHKYLDMEESYVKEQLSQPDLKQVSFGTKGNGITYANMMAIKNDLKTAGVEGVDFTTSPNRSYPNGQFASSFIGLAQLHENEDGTKRLIGTSGLESSLNSILAGTDGIITYEKDRLGNIVPGTDQASQQTVDGKDVYTTLSSPLQSFMETQMDAFLEKVKGKYMTATLVSAKTGEILATTQRPTFNADTKEGITEDFVWRDILYQSNYEPGSAMKVMTLASSIDNNTFPSGEYFNSSELKIADATIRDWDVNDGLTTGGMMTFSQGFAHSSNVGMSLLEQKMGDATWLDYLNRFKFGVPTRFGLTDEYTGQLPADNIVNIAMSAFGQGISVTQTQMLRAFTAIANDGVMLEPKFISALYDPNDQSVRKSQKEIVGNPVSKAAASSTRDHMVMVGTDPVYGTMYNHSTGKPNVNVPGQNVALKSGTAQIADEKNGGYLTGETNYIFSVVSMHPAENPDFILYVTVQQPEHYSGVQLGEFANPILERASAMKESLNLQSTAKNLDQVSKTTSYAMPVTKDFTPGDLAEELRRNLVQPIVIGTGTKIKDLSVSEGDNLEANQQILILSDKVEEMPDMYGWTDENVQTFAKWLNIEVEWEGSGKTVKKQSVRANTALKDIKKMKITLGD from the coding sequence ATGAAACAGTGGAAAGAAAAAATCATCCGTTATGCCGTTCGTAACCGTAAATCTCCAGAAGAAAACCGCCGAAGAGTAGGAAAAAGCCTGAGTTTATTGGCTGTCATACTCTTCGCTGTCTTTTTGGTCAACTTTGCGGTCATTATCGGAACGGGTAAAAAATTTGGTAAGGACTTGGTTCAAGAAGCAAACAAGGTTCACCAAACAACCAAGACGATTCCTGCAAAACGGGGAACCATCTACGATCGTAATGGAACGCCTATTGCTGAGGATGCGACTTCGTATAATATCTATGCCGTTATTGACAAGACCTACAAGTCAGCAACAGGTAAAATTCTCTATGTAGAGGATTCTCAATTTAATAAGGTGGCTGAGATTTTCCATAAGTATCTGGATATGGAAGAGTCCTATGTCAAAGAACAACTTTCTCAGCCAGATCTAAAACAGGTATCCTTTGGTACCAAGGGAAATGGGATTACCTATGCCAATATGATGGCCATTAAAAACGACCTCAAAACTGCTGGTGTCGAGGGAGTTGACTTTACAACTAGCCCTAACCGTAGTTATCCCAATGGGCAGTTTGCTTCTTCCTTTATCGGTTTAGCGCAACTCCATGAAAATGAGGATGGCACCAAACGGTTGATTGGGACATCTGGACTGGAGAGTTCCTTAAATAGCATTCTGGCGGGTACAGATGGGATCATCACCTATGAGAAAGATCGTCTGGGAAATATTGTTCCGGGTACAGATCAGGCTTCCCAACAAACGGTAGATGGAAAGGATGTGTACACAACCCTTTCTAGTCCCTTGCAATCCTTTATGGAAACTCAGATGGATGCCTTTCTAGAAAAAGTAAAAGGTAAGTATATGACCGCGACCTTGGTCAGTGCAAAGACCGGTGAAATTCTCGCTACCACCCAACGACCTACCTTTAATGCAGATACTAAAGAAGGAATCACTGAGGACTTTGTTTGGCGTGATATCCTCTATCAAAGTAACTATGAACCAGGATCAGCCATGAAGGTGATGACGTTAGCTTCTTCTATTGATAATAATACCTTCCCAAGTGGAGAATACTTCAATAGCAGTGAATTAAAAATAGCGGATGCGACGATTCGAGATTGGGATGTTAATGATGGTTTGACTACTGGTGGGATGATGACTTTCTCACAAGGTTTCGCTCACTCCAGTAATGTTGGAATGAGTCTACTTGAACAAAAAATGGGAGATGCTACTTGGTTGGATTATCTAAACCGCTTTAAGTTTGGAGTGCCGACGCGTTTTGGTCTGACTGATGAGTACACAGGTCAATTGCCTGCAGATAATATTGTCAATATTGCCATGAGTGCATTTGGTCAGGGGATTTCTGTAACGCAGACCCAGATGCTACGTGCTTTTACAGCCATTGCTAACGATGGGGTTATGTTGGAGCCTAAATTTATCAGCGCCCTCTATGACCCGAATGACCAGTCTGTTCGTAAGTCTCAAAAGGAAATCGTCGGAAATCCTGTATCAAAAGCGGCAGCTTCCTCTACTCGGGATCACATGGTCATGGTCGGAACAGATCCTGTCTATGGTACCATGTACAACCACAGTACAGGAAAGCCTAATGTCAATGTTCCGGGACAGAATGTTGCCCTGAAATCCGGGACTGCTCAGATTGCCGATGAGAAGAATGGGGGCTACCTGACAGGTGAAACCAACTATATCTTCTCTGTTGTGTCGATGCATCCTGCAGAAAATCCTGATTTTATCCTCTATGTGACGGTGCAACAGCCAGAGCATTATTCAGGCGTTCAGCTGGGAGAGTTTGCCAACCCAATCCTTGAGCGAGCTTCTGCTATGAAAGAATCCCTCAATCTTCAGTCAACTGCTAAGAACTTGGATCAGGTCAGCAAGACGACAAGCTATGCTATGCCTGTCACCAAGGACTTTACCCCAGGTGACCTCGCAGAAGAATTGCGCCGAAACCTGGTCCAACCAATTGTTATCGGAACAGGAACCAAGATTAAGGATCTCTCTGTTTCTGAAGGAGATAATTTGGAAGCCAATCAGCAAATCTTGATCCTGTCAGATAAGGTCGAAGAAATGCCTGATATGTATGGCTGGACAGATGAAAATGTGCAAACATTTGCTAAGTGGCTAAATATAGAAGTCGAGTGGGAAGGTAGTGGCAAAACGGTCAAGAAACAAAGTGTCCGTGCCAATACGGCCCTCAAAGACATCAAAAAAATGAAAATAACTTTAGGAGATTAA
- the rsmH gene encoding 16S rRNA (cytosine(1402)-N(4))-methyltransferase RsmH: MTKEFHHVTVLLHETIDMLDVKPDGIYVDATLGGAGHSEYLLSKLSEKGHLYAFDQDQNAIDNAQKRLAPYIEKGMVTFIKDNFRHLQARLQEAGVQEIDGICYDLGVSSPQLDQRERGFSYKKDAPLDMRMNQEASLTAYEVVNRYDYHDLVRIFFKYGEDKFSKQIARKIEQAREVKPIETTTELAEIIKSAKPAKELKKKGHPAKQIFQAIRIEVNDELGAADESIQQAMDMLALDGRISVITFHSLEDRLTKQLFKEASTVEVPKGLPFIPDDLKPKMELVSRKPILPSAEELEANNRSHSAKLRVARKIHK; this comes from the coding sequence ATGACAAAAGAATTTCATCATGTAACGGTCTTGCTTCATGAAACGATTGATATGCTGGACGTGAAACCTGACGGTATCTACGTTGATGCGACCTTGGGTGGAGCAGGCCATAGCGAATATTTATTAAGTAAATTAAGTGAAAAAGGACATCTCTATGCCTTTGACCAGGACCAAAATGCCATTGACAATGCGCAAAAACGGTTGGCACCCTATATCGAAAAGGGGATGGTAACCTTTATCAAGGACAACTTCCGTCATTTGCAGGCACGTTTGCAGGAGGCTGGTGTCCAGGAAATTGATGGAATTTGTTATGACTTAGGGGTGTCCAGTCCTCAGCTGGATCAGCGTGAGCGTGGCTTTTCTTATAAAAAGGATGCGCCACTGGATATGCGGATGAATCAGGAAGCTAGTCTGACGGCCTATGAGGTGGTCAATCGTTATGACTATCATGACTTGGTTCGGATCTTTTTCAAGTATGGTGAGGATAAGTTTTCTAAACAGATTGCTCGTAAGATTGAGCAAGCGCGTGAGGTGAAACCAATTGAGACAACGACGGAGTTGGCAGAGATTATCAAGTCGGCCAAGCCTGCCAAGGAGCTCAAGAAAAAGGGGCACCCTGCCAAGCAGATTTTCCAGGCTATCCGAATCGAAGTCAATGATGAGCTGGGCGCTGCAGATGAATCCATCCAGCAGGCCATGGACATGCTGGCTCTGGATGGGAGAATCTCGGTCATTACCTTCCATTCGCTGGAAGACCGCTTGACCAAGCAGTTATTCAAAGAGGCTTCAACAGTGGAGGTTCCTAAAGGCTTGCCCTTCATTCCAGATGACCTTAAGCCCAAGATGGAATTGGTCTCCCGCAAGCCAATCTTGCCAAGTGCTGAAGAGCTAGAAGCAAACAATCGTTCGCATTCAGCCAAGTTGCGCGTGGCTAGAAAAATTCACAAGTAA
- a CDS encoding DUF3278 domain-containing protein — MKKETLTEKLIKRIYGISGPLDEHKRREADRIGNKIFVILFYLMTLGNLIPFVLAYKYPQIVAIGYPLVVFGISMISALYVLSQTRKTGITAIDLDMLNEKESKQLHYPGLKAGIVYGLMSFFVTPLLHILLGESQDYLQSLLTFKNIFSSILQSFFFGVIIQIIISRRIAKSKKDQDD, encoded by the coding sequence ATGAAAAAAGAAACTCTCACTGAAAAACTGATCAAACGCATTTATGGCATTTCAGGACCACTTGATGAACACAAACGACGCGAAGCTGACCGCATTGGAAATAAAATCTTTGTGATTCTCTTTTACCTCATGACTTTAGGTAATCTTATTCCCTTTGTCCTTGCTTATAAATATCCGCAAATTGTCGCTATCGGCTATCCTCTTGTGGTATTCGGCATTTCGATGATTTCTGCTCTCTATGTGCTCTCCCAAACCAGGAAAACAGGCATCACAGCCATTGATCTAGATATGCTGAATGAGAAAGAAAGCAAGCAACTACACTACCCAGGTCTTAAAGCGGGGATAGTCTATGGATTGATGAGTTTTTTTGTAACCCCTCTTCTCCATATACTACTAGGTGAGAGTCAGGACTATCTTCAGTCTCTTCTCACTTTTAAAAATATTTTTTCAAGTATTCTCCAGTCTTTCTTCTTCGGAGTGATTATACAAATTATCATCTCCCGTCGCATTGCAAAATCCAAGAAAGATCAGGATGATTAG
- the ftsL gene encoding cell division protein FtsL has product MAERIEKTSQLLQTKFKGFSRVEKAFYVSIAATMIILAVSVVFMQTKLLQVQNELTKVNAQIEEKKTELDDAKQEVNELIRSERLKEIANSKDLQLNNENIRAAE; this is encoded by the coding sequence ATGGCAGAAAGAATCGAAAAAACAAGCCAGTTATTGCAAACGAAGTTTAAAGGTTTTTCACGTGTGGAAAAGGCCTTCTATGTTTCGATTGCTGCAACAATGATTATCCTGGCAGTTAGCGTTGTGTTTATGCAGACCAAGCTATTACAAGTTCAGAATGAATTGACCAAGGTCAATGCTCAAATCGAAGAAAAGAAAACCGAGCTCGACGATGCCAAGCAAGAGGTCAATGAATTGATTCGTTCAGAACGTTTGAAAGAGATTGCAAATTCCAAGGATTTGCAGCTGAATAACGAAAATATCCGAGCAGCGGAGTAA
- a CDS encoding helix-turn-helix transcriptional regulator produces MNRVKEFRKELGISQLELAKDIGVSRQTINMIENDKYNPTLELCLNLARSLKTDLNSLFWEDNF; encoded by the coding sequence ATGAATCGTGTCAAAGAATTCCGCAAGGAACTGGGCATTTCCCAGCTCGAGCTCGCCAAAGATATCGGTGTCTCGAGACAGACCATCAACATGATTGAAAACGACAAGTACAATCCAACCCTGGAACTCTGTCTCAATCTCGCCCGCAGCCTCAAAACTGACCTCAATAGTCTCTTTTGGGAGGATAATTTTTAA
- a CDS encoding SIALI-17 repeat-containing surface protein produces the protein MKKHFWEKSCRYSIRKLTVGTASVLLGAVFLSSHTVSADGIEVQHNDPSIVETTIKPDSGSEQIEPTETTKPALVEKSDVESNPAESKPAETPQATNSQTSSEPIVESNENKENENTELPVTKQENYQLNYNQPTTPSYDGWEKQALPVGNGEMGAKVFGLIGEERIQYNEKTLWSGGPQPDSTDYNGGNYKDRYKVLAEIRKALEDGDRQKAKQLAEQNLVGPNNAQYGRYLAFGDIFMVFNNQKKGLDTVTDYHRGLDITEATTTTSYTQDGTTFKRETFSSYPDDVTVTHLTKKGNKTLDFTLWNSLTEDLLANGNYSWEYSNYKNGHVTTDANGILLKGTVKDNGLKFASYLGIKTDGKVTVQDETLTVTGASYATLYLSAKTNFAQNPKTNYRKDIDLEKTVKGIVEAAKAKDYETLKQDHIKDYQNLFNRVKLNLGGNKTAQTTKEALQSYNPSKGQKLEELFFQYGRYLLISSSRDRTDALPANLQGVWNAVDNPPWNADYHLNVNLQMNYWPAYMSNLAETAKPMINYIDDMRYYGRIAAKEYAGIESKDGQENGWLVHTQATPFGWTTPGWNYYWGWSPAANAWMMQNVYDYYKFTKDETYLKEKIYPMLKETAKFWNSFLHYDKESDRWVSSPSYSPEHGTITIGNTFDQSLVWQLFHDYMEVANHLKVDQDLVTEVKAKFDKLKPLHINKEGRIKEWYEEDSPQFTNEGIENHHRHVSHLVGLFPGTLFSKDQAEYLEAARATLNHRGDGGTGWSKANKINLWARLLDGNRAHRLLAEQLKYSTLENLWDTHAPFQIDGNFGATSGMAEMLLQSHTGYIAPLPALPDAWKDGQVSGLVARGNFEVSMKWKDKNLQSLSLLSNVGGDLVVDYPNIEASQIKVNGKPVKATILKNNRIQLATQKGDVITFEHFPGRVTSLTAVRQNGVTAELTFNQVEGATHYVIQRQVKDENGQTSATREFVTNQTHFIDRSLNPQHAYTYTVKAMLGELATQVSEQATVETYSELMDDRDSRIQYGAAFGNWADSELFGGTEKFADLSKGDYTDEDITATIPFTGVGIEIYGLKSSELGLATAKIDGKEVGELDFHTAGATEKGSLIGRFSGLSDGPHTLTLRVKREHKGRGSERSKISLDYFKILAGAGNTIEKMDDRDSRIQYGAQFKDWSDPELYGGTEKYADINNSDSSVASEAQATISFTGTGIRIYGLKSLALGRARVTLDGKEMPSLDFYTSGATEKRAFIGEFTNLTDGPHTLTLQVDPDSPEGRKKISLDSFDIIKAPAVGIDSPSIAPLKENDKTISLTLPAGEWEAIAVTFPGVKDPLVLRKVDETHLVTSGDQTILSVQDNQVQIPIPDETDRKAGNAIEAYTIQGTTTSSPIVAVFTKKDEKKVDEKQPTTSKGEEPAPTVEKPEYTDPIGTAGQEVPPTVEIPEYTDPIGTAGQEEPPTVEIPEYTKPIGTAGQEESPTVEKPEYTQPIGTAGQEEAPTVEKPEYTKPIGTSGVQAAPTLTRPEYQLRTLKDKKTGVEIIGGATDLEGISHISSRRVLAQELFGKTYDAYDLQLKNPTDHSLQPKCSVLVRLPISASVENIYYLTPTKELQALDFDVRDGKAEFITSHFSTYAVVYQTAGTTSSTEEKPSTSDTETLAHETEQLSASPSLAKTGNHSPKEQLPATGEASNPLLFLAGLSLALTATFMLKRRKDESN, from the coding sequence ATGAAAAAACACTTTTGGGAGAAATCCTGTCGCTATAGCATCCGCAAGCTGACGGTTGGGACTGCTTCTGTTTTGTTGGGAGCTGTTTTTCTATCTAGTCATACAGTCTCAGCTGATGGTATTGAAGTGCAGCATAATGATCCAAGTATTGTCGAGACTACTATTAAACCTGATAGTGGATCAGAGCAGATTGAACCGACTGAGACCACTAAACCAGCTCTAGTTGAGAAGTCAGATGTCGAAAGCAATCCTGCTGAAAGTAAACCTGCTGAGACTCCACAAGCTACAAATAGCCAAACTAGTTCTGAGCCTATTGTTGAATCAAACGAAAACAAGGAGAATGAAAATACCGAGCTACCCGTGACAAAGCAAGAAAACTATCAACTTAACTACAATCAACCAACAACTCCTTCCTATGACGGTTGGGAAAAACAAGCCCTTCCAGTCGGAAACGGCGAGATGGGAGCCAAGGTTTTTGGTCTGATTGGTGAAGAGAGAATCCAGTATAACGAAAAGACCCTCTGGTCAGGAGGGCCCCAGCCCGATAGCACCGACTATAATGGTGGGAACTACAAGGATCGCTACAAGGTCTTGGCAGAAATTCGTAAGGCTCTCGAAGATGGAGACCGCCAAAAAGCCAAACAACTGGCTGAACAAAATTTAGTTGGGCCTAATAATGCCCAATATGGTCGCTACCTAGCCTTTGGTGATATCTTCATGGTCTTCAATAACCAGAAAAAAGGGCTGGATACCGTAACAGATTATCACCGTGGTTTGGATATCACAGAGGCCACTACGACTACTTCTTACACCCAAGATGGGACGACCTTCAAACGCGAAACCTTCTCCAGTTATCCTGATGATGTCACTGTGACCCACTTGACCAAAAAAGGAAACAAGACACTTGACTTTACCCTTTGGAACAGTTTGACAGAAGACTTGCTTGCTAATGGCAACTACTCTTGGGAATATTCCAACTATAAGAATGGTCATGTCACTACAGATGCAAACGGAATCCTTCTAAAGGGAACTGTCAAAGATAACGGCCTCAAATTTGCATCCTATCTAGGAATTAAAACGGACGGAAAGGTGACTGTTCAGGACGAAACTCTGACCGTTACAGGCGCAAGTTATGCAACCCTCTATCTCAGCGCCAAGACTAACTTTGCTCAAAATCCAAAAACCAATTATCGAAAAGACATTGACCTCGAAAAAACGGTTAAAGGGATTGTAGAAGCAGCTAAGGCCAAGGACTACGAAACACTTAAGCAAGACCATATCAAGGATTACCAAAATCTCTTTAACCGCGTTAAACTGAACCTAGGTGGAAACAAGACTGCTCAAACGACGAAAGAGGCCCTTCAAAGCTATAACCCTAGCAAAGGTCAAAAACTGGAAGAACTCTTCTTCCAATATGGCCGATATCTACTCATCAGCTCGTCTCGTGATCGGACAGATGCCCTTCCTGCCAACCTACAAGGAGTCTGGAATGCTGTAGACAATCCACCTTGGAACGCTGACTACCACCTCAATGTCAATTTGCAAATGAACTATTGGCCTGCCTACATGAGTAACCTTGCTGAAACAGCCAAGCCAATGATCAATTACATTGACGACATGCGCTACTATGGTCGTATCGCTGCTAAAGAATACGCTGGTATTGAATCAAAAGACGGACAAGAAAATGGTTGGCTGGTCCATACTCAGGCAACACCATTTGGCTGGACTACTCCTGGTTGGAATTACTATTGGGGTTGGTCGCCAGCCGCTAATGCCTGGATGATGCAGAACGTTTATGACTACTATAAATTCACCAAGGATGAGACTTATCTCAAAGAAAAGATCTATCCTATGTTGAAAGAGACTGCTAAGTTCTGGAACTCCTTCTTGCACTACGACAAAGAAAGCGACCGTTGGGTGTCTTCCCCATCCTACTCACCAGAACACGGGACCATCACCATCGGAAATACCTTTGACCAATCGCTAGTCTGGCAGCTATTCCACGACTACATGGAAGTTGCCAACCATCTGAAAGTCGACCAAGACTTAGTCACAGAGGTCAAGGCTAAATTTGACAAACTCAAACCACTTCACATCAACAAAGAGGGACGCATCAAGGAATGGTACGAGGAGGACAGCCCCCAATTCACCAATGAAGGGATTGAAAATCACCACCGTCACGTTTCCCATCTAGTTGGTCTCTTCCCAGGTACGCTCTTTAGCAAGGACCAAGCTGAATACCTAGAAGCTGCGCGTGCTACCTTGAACCACCGTGGAGATGGTGGTACAGGTTGGTCTAAAGCCAATAAAATCAACCTCTGGGCTCGCCTTTTAGACGGCAATCGTGCCCATCGCTTACTCGCTGAACAGCTCAAGTATTCAACCCTAGAAAACCTTTGGGATACCCACGCACCTTTCCAAATCGACGGCAACTTTGGAGCAACTAGTGGGATGGCAGAAATGCTCCTCCAATCTCATACAGGCTATATTGCACCCTTGCCAGCCCTTCCTGATGCTTGGAAAGACGGTCAGGTTTCTGGCTTGGTTGCTCGAGGAAACTTTGAAGTCAGCATGAAGTGGAAAGATAAAAACCTGCAAAGCTTGTCCCTCCTTTCAAATGTCGGTGGAGACCTGGTTGTAGACTATCCAAACATCGAAGCTAGTCAGATCAAGGTCAATGGCAAACCAGTCAAGGCAACGATTCTCAAAAACAATCGTATCCAACTAGCAACACAAAAAGGTGACGTCATTACCTTTGAACATTTCCCTGGTCGTGTAACCAGTCTGACAGCCGTTCGACAAAATGGAGTCACTGCCGAACTTACCTTTAACCAAGTAGAAGGCGCTACCCACTATGTCATCCAAAGACAAGTGAAAGACGAAAATGGTCAAACCTCTGCGACCAGAGAATTTGTAACCAATCAAACCCACTTTATTGACCGATCACTCAATCCTCAACATGCCTACACCTATACTGTCAAGGCTATGCTGGGCGAGCTTGCCACACAAGTTTCTGAACAGGCCACTGTCGAAACCTATAGCGAGTTGATGGACGACCGAGATAGCCGCATCCAGTACGGAGCTGCCTTTGGAAACTGGGCAGACTCAGAATTATTTGGAGGAACAGAGAAATTTGCTGACCTTTCAAAAGGAGACTACACAGACGAAGACATCACTGCTACCATTCCTTTCACTGGTGTTGGTATCGAAATCTATGGACTGAAATCGTCTGAACTAGGTCTTGCCACTGCTAAAATTGACGGCAAAGAAGTCGGCGAGCTTGACTTCCATACTGCTGGAGCAACTGAAAAAGGCAGTCTCATTGGTCGCTTCTCAGGATTATCTGACGGACCTCATACATTGACTCTTCGTGTTAAACGTGAGCACAAAGGACGTGGTAGTGAGCGCTCGAAAATTTCATTAGACTACTTCAAGATCCTAGCAGGAGCAGGCAACACGATTGAAAAAATGGATGATCGTGATTCGCGCATCCAGTATGGTGCCCAGTTTAAGGACTGGTCTGACCCTGAACTCTACGGAGGTACGGAAAAATACGCTGACATCAACAATAGCGACTCTAGTGTAGCTTCAGAAGCTCAAGCAACCATTTCCTTTACAGGAACAGGTATTCGTATCTATGGCTTGAAGAGCCTTGCCCTTGGACGAGCACGTGTTACATTAGATGGCAAAGAAATGCCAAGTCTAGACTTTTATACGTCAGGTGCAACTGAAAAGAGGGCCTTTATTGGCGAATTTACAAATCTTACTGACGGTCCGCACACCCTGACATTACAAGTTGACCCAGATTCGCCAGAAGGTCGCAAGAAAATCTCTCTAGACTCCTTTGATATCATCAAAGCCCCTGCTGTTGGTATAGATAGCCCGAGCATCGCGCCTCTTAAGGAAAATGACAAAACCATTTCCTTAACTCTACCAGCTGGGGAATGGGAAGCCATCGCTGTGACCTTCCCGGGTGTCAAAGATCCTCTAGTCTTACGCAAGGTGGATGAAACGCATCTGGTTACAAGTGGAGATCAGACTATCCTATCAGTCCAAGACAATCAAGTTCAAATCCCAATCCCTGACGAAACCGATCGCAAAGCTGGAAATGCCATTGAAGCTTATACCATTCAAGGTACTACCACAAGCAGCCCTATCGTAGCTGTCTTTACTAAAAAGGATGAAAAGAAAGTTGATGAGAAGCAACCAACTACAAGCAAGGGAGAGGAACCAGCTCCTACTGTTGAAAAACCTGAGTACACTGATCCTATCGGGACTGCAGGGCAAGAAGTGCCACCCACTGTAGAAATTCCTGAATACACCGATCCTATCGGAACTGCTGGGCAAGAAGAGCCACCTACTGTTGAAATTCCAGAATATACCAAACCTATCGGAACAGCGGGGCAAGAAGAGTCTCCTACTGTAGAAAAGCCCGAATACACCCAACCTATCGGAACAGCAGGTCAAGAGGAAGCTCCTACTGTTGAAAAACCTGAATACACCAAACCTATCGGAACTAGTGGAGTTCAGGCTGCTCCAACCCTCACCCGACCTGAGTATCAGTTGCGCACCTTGAAAGATAAAAAGACAGGGGTTGAAATCATCGGTGGGGCTACCGACTTAGAAGGAATTTCTCACATCTCTAGCCGACGTGTCCTAGCTCAAGAACTCTTTGGCAAGACCTATGATGCTTACGACCTACAACTTAAAAATCCAACAGATCATAGCTTGCAGCCAAAATGCTCTGTCTTGGTTCGCTTGCCTATTTCAGCTAGCGTAGAAAATATTTACTACCTCACTCCAACTAAGGAGTTGCAAGCCCTTGATTTCGACGTTCGAGATGGAAAGGCAGAATTCATCACCAGTCATTTCAGTACCTATGCTGTCGTCTATCAAACTGCTGGAACAACCTCTAGCACAGAGGAAAAACCAAGTACTTCAGATACAGAAACCTTGGCACACGAAACTGAACAACTTTCAGCTAGTCCTAGTCTTGCTAAAACTGGAAATCATTCTCCTAAAGAACAACTTCCAGCAACAGGAGAAGCGTCCAACCCACTCCTCTTCTTAGCAGGCCTCAGCCTAGCCCTCACAGCCACTTTTATGCTAAAAAGAAGAAAGGATGAATCCAACTAA